One window from the genome of Pseudophryne corroboree isolate aPseCor3 unplaced genomic scaffold, aPseCor3.hap2 scaffold_1305, whole genome shotgun sequence encodes:
- the LOC134994381 gene encoding zinc finger protein 268-like translates to FVIHQHTHTGEKPFPCSECGKCFARKSDLVKHQRSHTGEKPYSCSECGKCFTQKSALVTHQSSHTGEKPFSCSECRKCFPRKSALVAHQRSHSGEKPFSCSECGKCFAFKSDLVTHQRSHTGEKSFSCSECGKCFTQKSALVTHQSSHTGEKPFSCSECRKCFPRKSALVAHQRSHSGEKPFSCSECGKCFAFKSVLVTHQRSHSGEKPFSCSECGKCFAFKSVLVRHQRSHTGEKPYSCSECGKCFTQKSALVTHQSSHTGEKPFSCSECRKCFPRKSALVAHQRSHSGEKPFSCSECGKCFAFKSDLVTHQRSHTGEKPFSCSECGKCFTQKSALVTHQSSHTGEKPFSCSECGKCFAFKSVLVTHQRSHSGEKPFSCSECGKCFAFKSVLVRHQRSHTGEKPYSCSECGKCFAFKSHFDIHQHTHTDEKPYSCSECRKCFARKSDLVTHQRSHTGEKPFSCSECGKCFAFKSHFVIHQHTHTGEKPFPCSECGKCFARKSDLVKHHRSHTGEKPYSCSECGKCFTQKSVLVTHQSSHTGEKPFSCSECRKCFPRKSALVAHQRSHTGERPFSCYECGKCFTHKSALVRHQRSHTGEKPYFCSECGKCFARKSILVRHQRSHTGEKPYSCSVCGKCFAYKSNLVTHQRSHTGEKPFSCCERNKSALVEHIRHYPNTEPFTSSGV, encoded by the exons tttgttattcatcagcatactcacacaggtgagaagccatttccatgttctgagtgtgggaaatgttttgcacggaaatcagatcttgttaaacatcagagaagtcacacaggtgagaagccgtattcctgttctgagtgtgggaaatgttttacacagaaatcagctcttgttacacatcagagtagtcacacaggtgagaagccattttcctgttctgagtgtaggaaatgttttccacggaaatcagctcttgttgcacatcagagaagtcactcaggtgagaagccgttttcctgttctgagtgtgggaaatgtttcgcatttaaatcagatcttgttacacatcagagaagtcacacaggtgagaagtcgttttcctgttctgagtgtgggaaatgttttacacagaaatcagctcttgttacacatcagagtagtcacacaggtgagaagccattttcctgttctgagtgtaggaaatgttttccacggaaatcagctcttgttgcacatcagagaagtcactcaggtgagaagccgttttcctgttctgagtgtgggaaatgtttcgcatttaaatcagttcttgttacacatcagagaagtcactcaggtgagaagccgttttcctgttctgagtgtgggaaatgttttgcatttaaatcagttcttgttagacatcagagaagtcacacaggtgagaagccgtattcctgttctgagtgtgggaaatgttttacacagaaatcagctcttgttacacatcagagtagtcacacaggtgagaagccattttcctgttctgagtgtaggaaatgttttccacggaaatcagctcttgttgcacatcagagaagtcactcaggtgagaagccgttttcctgttctgagtgtgggaaatgttttgcatttaaatcagatcttgttacacatcagagaagtcacacaggtgagaagccgttttcctgttctgagtgtgggaaatgttttacacagaaatcagctcttgttacacatcagagtagtcacacag gtgagaagccgttttcctgttctgagtgtgggaaatgtttcgcatttaaatcagttcttgttacacatcagagaagtcactcaggtgagaagccgttttcctgttctgagtgtgggaaatgtttcgcatttaaatcagttcttgttagacatcagagaagtcacacaggtgagaagccgtattcctgttctgagtgtgggaaatgttttgcattcaaatcacattttgatattcatcagcatactcacacagatgagaagccgtattcctgttctgagtgtaggaaatgttttgcacggaaatcagatcttgttacacatcagagaagtcacacaggtgagaagccgttttcctgttctgagtgtgggaaatgttttgcattcaaatcacattttgttattcatcagcatactcacacaggtgagaagccatttccatgttctgagtgtgggaaatgttttgcacggaaatcagatcttgttaaacatcatagaagtcacacaggtgagaagccgtattcctgttctgagtgtgggaaatgttttacacagaaatcagttcttgttacacatcagagtagtcacacaggtgagaagccattttcctgttctgagtgtaggaaatgttttccacggaaatcagctcttgttgcacatcagagaagtcacacaggtgagaggccattttcatgttatgagtgtgggaaatgttttacacataaatcagctcttgttagacatcagagaagtcacacaggtgagaagccatacttctgttctgagtgtgggaaatgttttgcacggaaatcaattcttgttagacatcagagaagtcacacaggtgagaagccgtattcctgttctgtgtgtgggaaatgttttgcatataaatcaaatcttgttacacatcagaggagtcacacaggtgaaaagccattttcatgctgtgagagaaataaatccgctcttgttgaacatattagacattacccaaatacggaaccatttacatcttctggagtataa